CTGTGTAGAGCAGAGGATAGAGTAGTTATATTTGATCTCCAGCAGAGGCTTGTTCTTGGTGATCTTCAAACTCCCTTTGTCAAGTATGTTGTTTGGTCTAATGATGCCGAAAATGTTGCATTGCTTAGCAAGCATGCTATTATAATTGCTAGCAAGAAGCTTGTGCATCAATGTACTTTGCATGAAACGATCCGTGTAAAGAGTGGTGCTTGGGATGACAACGGGGTATTTATTTACACAACTCTTAATCATATTAAGTATTGCCTGCCCAATGGAGATAGTGGAATCATCAGAACCCTTGATGTTCCAATATACATAACAAAGGTTTCTGCAAATACCATATTTTGCTTGGATAGAGATGGGAAAAACAGAGCCATAGTTATTGATGCAACTGAGTATATTTTCAAGCTGTCcttattgaagaaaaaatatgaGCATGTTATGACCATGATAAAGAACTCACAACTCTGCGGACAGGCGATGATTGCTTATCTTCAGCAGAAGGGGTTCCCTGAAGTTGCTCTCCATTTTGTGAAAGATGAGAAAACTCGTTTCAATTTGGCTTTGGAGAGTGGGAATATTCAAACAGCTGTTGCTTCAGCTACTGCACTTGATAAGAAAGATCTTTGGTACAGATTGGGAGTCGAGGCTCTGCGTCAGGGCAATGCAGGTATTGTGGAATATGCCTATCAGAAGACAAAGAACTTTGAGAGGTTATCATTCTTGTATCTTGTAACTGGTAACACAGACAAGCTATCCAAGATGCTGAAAATTGCCGAGGTTAAAAATGATGTCATGGGTCAGTTCCATAATGCTTTGTATTTGGGTAATGTTCGTGAACGTATTAAAATCTTGGAGAATGTTGGCCACCTGCCACTTGCTTACATTACAGCTTCAGTTCATGGACTCCATGACATTGCTGAACGTTTAGCTGAGCAATTGGGAGATAATGTTCCATCTTTGCCAGAAGGGAAAGTACCTACCCTTCTGATTCCCCCTACTCCTGTCATGTGTGGTGGTGATTGGCCACTTCTAAGGGTAATGAAAGGCATCTTTGATGGGCATTTGGATAATTTCGGCAAGGGAGCTGGTGTagttgaagaagatgatgaagcTGCTGATGCTGACTGGGGTGAAGAGCTTGACATGGTTGATGTTGATGGCTTACCAAATGATGTCACTGCAATATCTGAAGATGGAGAAGCTGTCGGAGAAAATGATGAAGAGGGAGGATGGGACCTTGAAGATTTGGAGCTACCCCCTGAAGCAGACACACCAAAGGCCACCAATGCACGCTCATCAGTTTTTGTTGCTCCAACTCCTGGCATGTCCGTGAGCCAAATCTGGGTTCAGAAATCATCCCTTGCTGCTGAACATGCTGCTGCTGGAAACTTTGACACTGCAATGCGTTTGCTTAACAGGCAACTTGGAATCAAAAACTTTGCTCCATTAAAATCCATGTTTCTTGATCTTCAAACTGGCAGCCATTCCTTTCTTCGTGCATTTTCATCTGCTCCAGTGATACCTTTGGCCGTTGAACGCGGGTGGAATGAATCTGCTAGCCCGAATGTGAGAGGCCCTCCAGCCCTCGTCTACAATTTCTCTCAATTGGAAGAGAAGCTCAAACTAGGATACAAGTCTACAACTGGTGGAAGGTTTACCGAGGCTCTTCGTCTTTTCATTAGCATTCTCCATACAATTCCTCTGATTGTTGTTGAATCAAGGAGAGAAGTTGATGAAGTCAAGGAGTTGATCATAATCGTTAAAGAATATGTGCTAGGTCTGCAAATGGAGCTGAAGAGGAAGGAACTTAGAGACGATCCAGTCCGCCAGCAAGAGCTTGCTGCCTATTTTACCCACTGCAACCTTCAACTGCCTCACTTAAGGCTCGCCTTGCAAAATGCAATGACTATTTGCTTCAAAGCGAAGAACCTTGCTACTGCTGCTAACTTTGCCAGGCGGCTTTTGGAGACCAACCCGCCTAACGAGAATCAATCTAGGACAGCCAGGCAAGTGTTGCAGGCTGCTGAGAGGAACATGACCGATGCTTCAGAGCTGAACTATGACTTCAGAAACCCGTTTGTGATTTGTGGCGCTACATACATACCAATCTACCGAGGACAAAAAGATGTTTCTTGCCCGTACTGTACTTCTCGGTTTGTACCAAGCCAGGAGGGACAGCTCTGTGCTGTTTGTGATCTTGCGACTGTTGGAGCTGATGCTTCTGGGTTGCTGTGTTGTCCTGCTCAGATTCGGTAAACTGCTAGACCAGAAGAATTTgtcaaccattttttttttctgctcaTCATCATCCTTTTGGTAGCTGAGGCAATGGCGTGGTCTCATTCATATCCGCCTATGAAAGGTAAGAAATACTATAGAAGAGTTAAATTTCGAATGAATCATTGGTGCTTAATCTcgccttcttttttttttttggttttactTTTCATTTCTTATGGGATTATCCTTTAATTAGTTGATTATGATTTTCAATGTAATAAAAGTTTGAGAATTTTGTTATAGGCTATTCTTGTTAGTTGTTCATAAGCAAGAATGGTCATCCGACATTTTTATTACTGTAAGCAAAATTTGCGTATTTTCTATGATGATTTGTGTTACcaatttgttgttgttgttgttgttgttgttgtttaacATGATTTTGGCTCGGGTTTATTATACCggttcaattatttttaacatgatttttgttttggtttgtgtcatataaataataataataattcgatTGTTTATCATGATATGGTGGCTTAAATTTTGTTGGGGATATTTAGTTGGAGGTGATAAATAAAATGGAAGGAATTCATTCCTATTCATTTTCATTTCTCCtaatcaaaaaatttaaattttaatgagAATAAAAGTGTGTTTAGTCACTCTTGCTATTGCTAATAGTAAGATACAGGATACTATTTGAAAGTCCCATTTATTAgtattgatgattgttaattACGATTTTCTATTTGAACCTTTTTCCTTATGTTTTTACATgtttttattctaatttattttgtataatagTGTTTGTAATAGTTATATTATCTCGGTacattcttaaaaaaattcaaattgttttttatttttaaaataagtttgaaattttttgaactcGAGTAGTGAATTTTAAGGGTATACATCAGGTAAGTTTTAATGGGTTTTGAGTTTTTAGGTtcgaattttataattttgggaTCGAGCCCAGCCGTATGTAAATTGGGTTTTTCGGGTCTGGGTGGGTTGGGACGGGTTTGTTTGGGTTGGGTTACGGGTTAGGGTTggcctttttttatttttaataaaataacacaattatacaatatattattatatctaCATATTACATAAATTATCACAATAACAATTTAACACACACAAATtcacaattaaaaaaatatatttataatataattatacaatatttatacataaaagataataaataaataaataaatgctaACCGGTTTCAATTGAGTTTtgagttttcaaaaatattaaaccTGAATCTGACTAGGTGCATAATTAGGTTACACCCGAATTCAATGTACCAAAATTGAAATTTGGTTTTTTCAGGTTTTTCGAGTTTGGGGCTTAAATGTGCACTCCTAGTAAATTTATCAAGAACTCTGTTGTTAtagtgtaaattattattttttttaaaatgataaatttagTATGGTAACTATAACGAACATTGtgaataaacaaaattataagagaaagaattttttatttgttttcggATGCTGAGGTtatgaaagaaattaaaataagagCTTATGGTAGAACTAAAGAAAAGAGCTATGAAATtagttttcttaatttttaatttttaatttttttggtggTAATCGGTTTATTTTGATCAAATGACTAAAGATAGTAGGGGtgtacatcaaaccgctcaaaccgcccgcaccgcaccactccgcaaaaaaaatgcggtttgaaattcttcgcggtgcggttgcggtttgaattttttccaaaccgcgcggtgcagtgcggttgcggtttggaattattaaaccgcgattcaaaccgcaccgcatcacatgttttaaaattttaatttttatatttatttaattaagcccatacatatgagcccaacccaAGCCCATAAATCTTAGGACAAAATCCATAAAtcttcacaaaccctctcttcttagcaacaaacccaagcccatacatgtgtattgaaatttggagttagaagtttgtgtttgtacatttatattgttgttggaatttaattagtttcaagtttattattttgatttaggtgtgttgttgaaactataaaaagattattaacttattgttattgttataacttttattagtctcaaatttgttgtattttcttaagtgttttggaataattatattaatgatagtttaattattttgtgatgacttcaaaaaaaaatgtgatagttcaaaccgcataaaccgcagaaaccgcaccgcaccacatcattttttgcggtgcggtttttgcggttttttagtatcgcagtgcgggtgcggtttggaaaattagaaaaaccgcatgtgcgggttggtttgaaaaaatggttaaaaatcgcaccacccgcaccgcgaacacccctaaaaTATAGTCTCTCATTACACTTATGTTGCGTTTGGTATATATTTGGTGGGTTTTAGTTGAGAGGGGTTGAAGTATGTAAAGAGTTTGAGATTACCTtcaaaattaaaacttaaaaatgGGACCCATATAATCATAAACCCTTCACTAAAAATATACCAAACATACGTTTGATCTTACACTTGTGGAATTATAaatacgtttttttttttttttaatatatgcaTTCTTAATAGAAAAAATTAATGCACCTTCTTTAAAAATTTACCCGTTTATCAAATTTCTAAGAGTATTTCTAATGGTATTATATTCATGCTATTTACTATGTTTagtatttgaatattttattaatactaCTTTGTATttgttaatataaattaattttagaaaataatgaaaatataatagTGTTTTTGATTATAatactattaattttttttttataaaaaatgtaaGGAGCTCCTTACATTTAGAGagttctttattaattttttattatagagaactattttttatgtgatttgAGCTTATATTTTCAAGTCTTAATTTGTACCACAATATGCTAACATTTTCCTAACTACCCAAAATACCCATGCCATTTTAAATTTTCCCTCTCACTCTAACTCTTGTTCTATCTACCCCCATTTCCCACCTCTTCAACCCACGAACGACCTACTCTACCATTCGACCATTCGATGACCTAAAGCCCCCAACCACTGCCATTCCCTCATTGTCAACCCACCTCCTCAACGaaatgttagatttttattattttttgaaaaaaataaaaattgtaatttaaaGAATCTGTTTGGTGGATTTAGTTTAATTTGATCATTGTATGTATT
This Cannabis sativa cultivar Pink pepper isolate KNU-18-1 chromosome 6, ASM2916894v1, whole genome shotgun sequence DNA region includes the following protein-coding sequences:
- the LOC115724490 gene encoding coatomer subunit alpha-1; the protein is MLTKFETKSNRVKGLSFHSKRPWILASLHSGVIQLWDYRMGTLIDRFDEHDGPVRGVHFHKSQPLFVSGGDDYKIKVWNYKLHRCLFTLLGHLDYIRTVQFHHENPWIVSASDDQTIRIWNWQSRTCISVLTGHNHYVMCASFHPKEDLVVSASLDQTVRVWDIGALRKKSGSPPDDMLRLSQMNTDLFGGVDVVVKYVLEGHDRGVNWAAFHPTLPLIVSGADDRQVKLWRMNDTKAWEVDTLRGHMNNVSCVMFHAKQDIIVSNSEDKSIRVWDVTRRTGVQTFRREHDRFWILAAHPEMNLLAAGHDSGMIVFKLERERPAFAVSGDSLFYVKDRFLRYYEFSTQKDTQVAPIRRPGSTSLNQSPRTLSYSSTENAVLICMDAEGGSYELYSIPKDNISRGDNVQDAKRGVGGSAVFVARNRFAVLDKSSNQVLVKNLKNEVVKKSVLPIAADAIFYAGTGNLLCRAEDRVVIFDLQQRLVLGDLQTPFVKYVVWSNDAENVALLSKHAIIIASKKLVHQCTLHETIRVKSGAWDDNGVFIYTTLNHIKYCLPNGDSGIIRTLDVPIYITKVSANTIFCLDRDGKNRAIVIDATEYIFKLSLLKKKYEHVMTMIKNSQLCGQAMIAYLQQKGFPEVALHFVKDEKTRFNLALESGNIQTAVASATALDKKDLWYRLGVEALRQGNAGIVEYAYQKTKNFERLSFLYLVTGNTDKLSKMLKIAEVKNDVMGQFHNALYLGNVRERIKILENVGHLPLAYITASVHGLHDIAERLAEQLGDNVPSLPEGKVPTLLIPPTPVMCGGDWPLLRVMKGIFDGHLDNFGKGAGVVEEDDEAADADWGEELDMVDVDGLPNDVTAISEDGEAVGENDEEGGWDLEDLELPPEADTPKATNARSSVFVAPTPGMSVSQIWVQKSSLAAEHAAAGNFDTAMRLLNRQLGIKNFAPLKSMFLDLQTGSHSFLRAFSSAPVIPLAVERGWNESASPNVRGPPALVYNFSQLEEKLKLGYKSTTGGRFTEALRLFISILHTIPLIVVESRREVDEVKELIIIVKEYVLGLQMELKRKELRDDPVRQQELAAYFTHCNLQLPHLRLALQNAMTICFKAKNLATAANFARRLLETNPPNENQSRTARQVLQAAERNMTDASELNYDFRNPFVICGATYIPIYRGQKDVSCPYCTSRFVPSQEGQLCAVCDLATVGADASGLLCCPAQIR